Below is a genomic region from Oscillatoria salina IIICB1.
CCAATCGCGCTCTTTCCTCGATCGACCGTCAAGGTCAACTTTGTCACTTAGGGAATAGTAACAATTACTTATTGAGATAGATACATCAGCGAACAATTAAATTTAAAGTTTAAGTAAAGTTACTGCCTCAAACAGCAAACTAACTACCGTTTGCCTAATTTTACTGAAACTCTCAACCTGCCTGGCGAGAAGACAATCCCGGGTCTGAGAATTTATCGCCTGATTTTCAGCCCTAATGCCGCCTAATTTAAAGATTCAATGAAGATTCAGTAAAGGTACTGACTCTCAGCCCAAGTAGTCGATATAATCTACATAAATTCCACTAGACTACGCAAAAATTATTTACTTATCCTCTTCGGAATTTTACTTACAAAAATTTTTTTAGTTGTACTGGGGTGTCCATATGAATAGAGTTAACTTACTTAACATCCAAATTGACAATCTGAGCCTAAATGAATTGTTAGAAAAGCTTAAGCAAGGAGGTGTAGTATATACACCTAACGTAGATCATCTAATTAAACTCCAAAAAGATTCGGAATTTTATCAAATATATCAAACTGCCGATTTTCGAGTTTGTGATAGTCAAATTTTGCTGTTAGCATCTAAATTTTTGGGTCAACCAATTAGAGAAAAAATCTCTGGTTCAGATTTATTTCCCGCTTTTTGCGACTATTATAAACAGGATCGAGATGTTAAAATTTTTCTTCTCGGAGGACCAGAAGGAGTAGCCGATCGAGCACAAAAGAAAATTAATGCTAGAGTAGGACGTCAAATAGTTGTCGGTTCTCATACACCTTCTTTTGGCTTTGAAAAAGACGAACAGGAATGTCAGAAAATTATTAATTTAATTAATAACTCTGGAGCGACAGTTTTAGCGATCGGTGTAGGCGCCCCGAAACAAGAAAAATGGATTTTTAAATATAAAAATAACTTGAAAAATATCCAAACTTTTCTGGCAATAGGTGCTACCATCGAATTTGAAGCAGGTGCCAAGAAAAGAGCGCCAAAATGGATGAGTCAGTTAGGTTTAGAGTGGTTATTCCGACTGATTTTAGAACCGAAGCGACTTTGGAAAAGATATTTAGTAGAAGATATTCCTTTCTTAGGACTAATTCTGCACCAAAAACTCAGTTTGCATTTAGCAAGAACTAGGTAGGAAACTCGCAAAAAGAGTGTGATAGAATAAACCGTACTTCTAGTGACTACACTGGAAAATAGCTACTCGTAACGAAAAAGATGAAAAAGCTGAATGTGGTGATGCTCGGTCCTGGGTTGGAAGAGAAAGGAGGAATGGGTTCAGTAGAAACTCTAATTCTGAATACTGCCCCTTCCGAAGTAAAAATTGAACACGCTTCCACCTGGGATGGAGAAAGCAGTACATTGAAACTCTTTTCTCAGGCAGTAACTTTTTTCTTGGGGAAACTATTACGAGGAAAAGTAGATTTAGTTCACATTCATGTAGCTGAAGGAGGTAGCACAGTGCGAAAATCAATCCTCGCACTGATTGCCTTCGCCTTCCGTAAGCCAGTAATCATGCACGCTCATGGTTGCGAATTCCATTTGTTTTACGAAAAACTACCTAAACTGCCCAAAATAGGACTCAACTGGGTATGGCGACGATGTAGCTATATAATCGTCTTATCCGAAAGCTGGAAAAAATTTTACAGCGATCGCTGCGGCTTGAAACCAGAACAAGTGGTAGTCCTTCCTAACCCAGTAGCTATCCCTGAGAGCATACCCGATCGCCAGAACTCCGAACAAGTTAAATTCCTGTTCCTGGGAAAAATCAATCAACGTAAAGGCATCTTTGACTTACTCCAAGCCTTTGCCCAACTTCCACCACCACAGCGAGAAAAAGCACAGCTAATTTTAGCAGGAAGTGGAGAAATCGAACAAGCAACCAACCTAGCTCAAAGCTTACAAATCGACCAACAAATCCTCTTCCCTGGTTGGATAACCAAACAGCAATGCCAAGAATTATTAGCCCAGGCTGATGTCTTCCTCCTCCCTTCCTATAACGAAGGTTTGCCAATGGCATTACTAGAAGGAATGAGTTGGGGACTACCAGCAATTACTACCCCCGTAGGAGGTATTCCAGAGCTAGTCACAGACAAACAGACAGGATTATTAGTTAATCCGGGTGACATAACCGGGTTAAAAGAAGCAATGCAGTCTTTAATTGAAGATCGTTCTTGGAGATTACAGTTAGGAAAAGCTGCCAGAGACTGTGTCGCCCCCCTAGACGTAAAAATTTACAGTCGTTCTCTGTTTGATATTTATTACTCAGTAGGAGCAAGGAAGGAAAATCAAGATGCCAAAATTACTAACCTTAAGAGAGTGGCAGAGTAGCACTAGATTTGGTAGGAATTAGAATAAGAGATGATTCCTGCTTTATTAAAAACATCTATGCAACCTCAAGAACATCCGGAAGAAATCGATTTGCAGAAATACTGGCTGATTTTGAAAAGGCACTGGTTGCCCGCAAGCCTAGTTTGGATAGCAGTTGTTGCTATTTCTCTTTATAAAGCCCTGTCGATCGAGGATATCTATCAAGCTTACGGCAAGCTGAGATTCAAAAAACAAAATACTACTTCCGCCTTGATTACGGAAGCTGGAGAAAAAATTGGTAAACTAGATTCTTTAAATACCAACAATACTCCTTTAGATACAGAAGCACAAGTAATTCGCACAGCTCCCGTTGTCAATCGAACTATCGAAACCTTAAATTTAACCACCGAAGAAGGCAAACCTCTAACTTACCAAAAATTCATTAGCCGCCTTAACGTTAGTAATATTCCCGGCACAGACGTTTTACTAATTTCCTATAAAAATCCCGATCCAGAAAAAGCTGAGTTGGTAGTTAACCAACTTATGGAAATTTATATCGAAAATAATATTCTGGTTAATCGCGCCGAAGCAGCCGCAGCACGACAGTTTATTACAGAACAACTTCCCAAAACCGAAGCAGCGCTACAAGAAGCAGAAATAGCACTGCGAAACTTTAAAGAGAAATACGAGATCGTCAATTTGGCAGCAGAAAAAGAATTCGCCGTTGCTCAAACTAATCAATTAGATAGCCAAATTGACCAAGCAAATATGCAACTGCAAAGAGTTACAGTTAGGATCGCAGAAATTCAAAACCAAATGGGACTGAATTCTCAACAAGCCTTAGCCGTAAACTCTTTAAGCGAATCCGAGGGAGTTCAGCAAGCACTTACGAAATTACAAGAAGTAGAAGAAGAGTTAGCCACCGAACAAAGTCGGTTTTCCGATCGCAACCCAATAGTAATCAACTTACAAGAAAAGAAAATAGCCCTAGAGGATCTCTTAGCACAACGAGTCAACGCAGTTTTAGGTGAGTCCCCAAGACTCAGCGAACAAAATTTCCAGATGGGCGAACTACAAGCAGGTTTAACCGATAAATTGGTAAGTGCTGAGTTAGAACGTCGAGAACTACTCGAACAAATAGAATCTTTAGAAAAACTGCGCTCATTGTATAACCAACGCGCGAATCAAGTTCCGAAACTCGAACAGTTACAGCAAAAATTACAGCGACAAGTAGATGCTGCTCAATCTACTTATCAAATTTTACTCAATAACTTACAACAAGTTCAAATTGCTGAAAATCAAAATGTAGGCAACGCTCAAATCATTAGTCCGGCTATTGCCTCAGAAGATCCAGTTTCTACCAGTAAAAAAATGGTTTTAGGGACAGGAATTATTTTTGGTGCTGGACTATATGTAATTACAGCATTTGTCCTAGAACTGATCGATCCCTCAGTTAAAACTAGCAAAGAACTGCGCAATTTGTTTAACTATACATTATTGGGTATGATTCCTAGTTCTCGGAAAAAAGGTATTTTTTCCAGAATGCAAGTAGAGTCAACTATCCCAGAACGTCAAGTTATCGACTCACCTCATTCTATAAATAGCGAAGCCTACCGAATGTTGCAGGCGAACTTGAAATTTCTCAGTCCCGATCGCGACTTAAAAGTAATTGTCGTTACCAGTTCAGTTTCCAAAGAAGGAAAATCCACCATCTCAACAAACTTAGCCGCCGCGATCGCCCAACTTGGTAGTCGCGTCTTATTAGTCGATGCCGATCTACACCATCCTTACCAACATCATATTTGGCAGTTAACTAACGAACTAGGTTTGAGTGACGTAATCGTCGATCGCGCGGAATTAGAACGAGCAGTAAAACCAGTTATGCCTCATCTTGATGTTTTACCCTCAGGAGTAATTCCTCCTAATTCTTTAGCTTTGCTAGAATCCAAGCGCATGAAGTTATTAATTGAGAGTTTCCGTCAAGATTACGATTTTGTCATCATTGATACACCTCCACTGTTACTAGTAGCAGATGCCCTCACACTCAGTAAAATGACAGATGGAATTTTGCTAGTAGCAAGACCAGGCATAATTGACAGAGTAAGTGCAACTGCGGCTAAAGAACTTTTACAAAAATCAGGTCAAAATGTTCTCGGCTTAGTAACGAACAGTGTCTTCGTTGAAAATGAACCTGATAGTTATTTCCATTATGCTAAAAGCTATCATGAGGATCATAGTGATGTGCCAGCAACAAAAGTACCCAAAGCGCCCACAAACTCTCTGAAACCATAAATCAAACAAGACAGACAAAATTAAAAATTTTCCCCAAACAATTTGTGCTTTTTGTTAGGTACTTTTTATGTATCAGCATATCCTTACTGCCGCAACCAGATTAAAGCAGCATCTTCTCAATTCCGGACAAAAACTTATCAGAAAAACTCAGTCTGACAGTCTGCAAGGCTTCATCGCCAGGGTCGCAGCAGGAACTTTTGGGATCAAAGTAGCCAATGCTTTTTTGGCATATGCTATTAGCTTACTTTTGGCGAGAATTTTAGGAGCAGAAGGATTTGGCAGTTACGCTTATGCCCTAGCTTGGGTAAGCCTTCTGTTAATACCAGCAGTACTGGGACTTGAAGGAGTAATTACCCGTGAAGTTGCCGTTTATCAAACTAAATCAAACTGGAGTCTGGCTCATGGTCTTCTTCGTTGGGCTAACCAAGTCGTTCTACTTTCTGCTCTCATCTTGGGTATCTTAGCAGCCGTGGTTATTTGGGTTTTGACCCCAACTTCAGACTCACAAACGCTCTTTACATTTTTAATCGCCATAATTTCATTACCTTTTGCCGCCTTAGCAAGACTTAGACAGTCAGCAATGCAAGCTATTCAACGTATTGTCATCGGGCAAGTACCAGAAATGCTCGTTCGTCCGATCTTGTTAATTATTCTACTTGGGGGATTGTCTCTTCTGGGTATCAGTTTGAGTACCCCTTGGGCAATGGGAATGAATACTGCGGCTACAGGAATAGCTTTTTTGGTTGGAGCATATTTACTCGATCGATATTTACCAGAGAATATTAAACATACACCTGCTGAATATCGCCCCTTACTTTGGCTCCGCAGTGCATTACCAATGCTACTTATTGGTAGTTTATACATTGTTAATAACCAAACAGACACAGTGATGTTAGGGGCAATGAAAGATTCAGAAGCGGTAGGTATCTACACGGTTGCTAATCGAGGTGCTAGTTTAATTACATTCGTGTTAGTAGCTTTCAATACTTCTCTCGCACCTACTTTTGCGAGTTTATATGCCCAAGGAGATAAAAGGCGACTACAGCGAGTCGTTACCAAAGGTTGCCGAATGGTTTTGTTAGCTGCTTTACCAATTGCTTTTGCTTTAATAGCATTTGGTTATTGGTTTCTCTTGCTTTTTGGTGCAGAATTTGTTCAAGGGCAAACAGCCCTAACAATTTTAAGTTTTGGTCAGCTAGCTAATGCTGCTACAGGCTCAGTTGCTTTACTATTGATTATGACTGGTCACGAACGCGATACGGCGATCGGTATTTCTGCCAGTGCGCTTTTAAATATTATTTTAAATGCGATCCTGATACCCCAGTGGGGTGTAGAAGGTGCTGCTACGGCAACAGCAACTAGCACATTTTTTTGGAATATTATTTTAGTCGTATTTGCCCAAAAAAGGTTGCAAATTAACTCGACTGTTCTCGGAAAACTTAATTGAGGGGATCGAAAAAAATGAAGAAGCCAAATTTTTTTATCATCGGCGCTCCCAAATGCGGGACAACCGCCCTGAGCGAATATTTGAAAACTCACCCGAATGTTTATCTATCTTCCCCTAAAGAACCTCATTATTTTGCAGAAGCAGAATTTAATACTCCTAATCTAAAAACCTGGGAACAGTATTTAAAATTGTTTGAAGAGGCTACTGATAAGCATCTCGCAATTGGAGAAGCCTCAGTACACTATTTGTATTCGTCTATTGCTTTACAAAGAATTTATGAATATAACTCAAAGGCTAAAATTATCGCAATGTTTCGCAATCCAGTAGATTTGGTTTATTCTTATCACTCTCAACTGGTGTATAACTACGATGAAGATGAAAAAGATTTTGAGAAAGCCTGGAGTTTGCAGAAATCTCGTCAAGAAGGCTTTAATTTACCTAAATTAGCTCAAAATCCTTATGTTTTTCAGTATAAGTCAATTGGTCAATTAGGTTCTCAAGTAGAGAAACTGTTACAAATATTTCCCTCTGAGCAAGTAAAATTAATTCTATTTGATGATTTTAAATCTTCAACAGCGACAATTTATCGAAAAGTTTTAGAATTTTTGGAACTACCAGATGACGGCAGAGTTGATTTTCCGCGAATTAATGCCAACAGAAAGCACAAAATAGCTTGGTTGGGGATAATTACCGAAAAAACTCCTCCGAGTTTAATGAAAACAGCAGCGATCGCCAAAAAAGTTTTAGGCGTAGAAAGTTTTGGACTGGTGAATAAAATTCGACAGACAAATAGAGAAGAATTTAAACGAAAACCTCTTAGCTCAGATTTTCGTGCTAAATTGATCGAGGAATTTAGCACAGAAATTGATACTCTGTCAAGAGTTTTACAAAAAGACTTAACTCACTGGAAGATTTAAGCAAAAAATTATTAGGTTTACACAAGTTACAAGAAATTTTTTAGTCATGTCTAAATTTAAGTATGGACACTAATCCTTTAGTCAGTATTCTCATTAATAACTATAACTACGAGCGCTTTCTTGGAGAAGCAATTAACAGCGCCCTCAACCAAACCTATTTTAACTGCGAAGTAATTGTTGTCGATGATGGTTCTACAGACAACTCACCGGCAATAATTGCTAGTTATGGCAAGCAAATTATTCCCATACTCAAAAAAAACGGCGGTCAAGCTTCAGCTATTAATGCAGGCTTTGCTGCAAGTAAAGGAGAAATCATTTGTCTTTTAGACTCTGATGATTTATTTCTGCCCACAAAGGTAGCCGAAGTCGTCAAGATTTTGAGTAATCAACCAGATTTAGGTTGGTGTTTCCATCCCCAAAATTTAGTTAATACAGACGAGCTTGAACTTGAAAAAGAAATGCCTTTTGAAGGTAAACAAATAAGTGCTTCCAGAGAATATGATTTAAGAATACCAATTAGGAGAGGTAAAATTAACGGCTATCTTCCTCCCTGGGGAATTCCTGCCACTTCTGGGCTTTGCTTTCGGCGATCGCTTTTAGAAAAGATTTTACCAATGCCTGGAGGCGAAAAAGTTTCTTTGAGCGATAACTACATCAAGTTTGCTGCACTAGGTTTAGCTAAAGGTTTTGCTTTAGCAAAAGAATTATCTCTTCAGAGAATTCACAATAATAATATTTACACTTACCGGAAAGATCGAGAAAAAGAAAAAGTAAGAGCTAAAATATATATTTTAACCGCTTATTGGCTGAGAATAAATTTCCCTTCAATAACTAAGTTTGCCAACAATTCTTTTACCACCGGATTAAGTCTCTATCAAAGTACAAATAGCAATGATGCTGAGTGCCAAGTAGTGATTGAAAAATACTTATCATTGTTAAGTTTGCCTGAAAAAGTTGAAAATAATTTAAGGCTTTTCTACTATCGCTTAAAGACATGGTAAAAATATCTAAATTAGAAAATATATATTCACTTTTTGCCCTACTGTTTTTCAGTGGCGCCCTAGCTTTTGAAAGTTTATTTGCCAAATCTGAAGGTGAATTGGGTTCTCCTGTCCCTGGTTATAATCCACTTTCTTCTCTTTTATCCTTGTGGCAACATGGCATTTTTTTACTGGCTTTAGCTTTGCTGGTTGTGCGCTGGCGAAGGACTCTTGGCGCGGCATTAAGAAATAAATTTATTTGGTTTTTAATTGCCCTAATTATAACTTCTTATCTTTGGTCGGATTTTCCGGATTTTACCCAACGTCGTTCTCTGGCTCTTTTAGAAACAACTACATTTGGTTTATATTTAGCTTCACGCTATAGCTTAAAAACCCAGCTCAAATTTACAGCTATGGCACTGGGAATTGCCGCCGTTTTAAGCCTTTTATTTACTTTAGCTTTGCCAGGACGAG
It encodes:
- a CDS encoding WecB/TagA/CpsF family glycosyltransferase, producing the protein MNRVNLLNIQIDNLSLNELLEKLKQGGVVYTPNVDHLIKLQKDSEFYQIYQTADFRVCDSQILLLASKFLGQPIREKISGSDLFPAFCDYYKQDRDVKIFLLGGPEGVADRAQKKINARVGRQIVVGSHTPSFGFEKDEQECQKIINLINNSGATVLAIGVGAPKQEKWIFKYKNNLKNIQTFLAIGATIEFEAGAKKRAPKWMSQLGLEWLFRLILEPKRLWKRYLVEDIPFLGLILHQKLSLHLARTR
- a CDS encoding glycosyltransferase family 4 protein, coding for MKKLNVVMLGPGLEEKGGMGSVETLILNTAPSEVKIEHASTWDGESSTLKLFSQAVTFFLGKLLRGKVDLVHIHVAEGGSTVRKSILALIAFAFRKPVIMHAHGCEFHLFYEKLPKLPKIGLNWVWRRCSYIIVLSESWKKFYSDRCGLKPEQVVVLPNPVAIPESIPDRQNSEQVKFLFLGKINQRKGIFDLLQAFAQLPPPQREKAQLILAGSGEIEQATNLAQSLQIDQQILFPGWITKQQCQELLAQADVFLLPSYNEGLPMALLEGMSWGLPAITTPVGGIPELVTDKQTGLLVNPGDITGLKEAMQSLIEDRSWRLQLGKAARDCVAPLDVKIYSRSLFDIYYSVGARKENQDAKITNLKRVAE
- a CDS encoding GumC family protein codes for the protein MIPALLKTSMQPQEHPEEIDLQKYWLILKRHWLPASLVWIAVVAISLYKALSIEDIYQAYGKLRFKKQNTTSALITEAGEKIGKLDSLNTNNTPLDTEAQVIRTAPVVNRTIETLNLTTEEGKPLTYQKFISRLNVSNIPGTDVLLISYKNPDPEKAELVVNQLMEIYIENNILVNRAEAAAARQFITEQLPKTEAALQEAEIALRNFKEKYEIVNLAAEKEFAVAQTNQLDSQIDQANMQLQRVTVRIAEIQNQMGLNSQQALAVNSLSESEGVQQALTKLQEVEEELATEQSRFSDRNPIVINLQEKKIALEDLLAQRVNAVLGESPRLSEQNFQMGELQAGLTDKLVSAELERRELLEQIESLEKLRSLYNQRANQVPKLEQLQQKLQRQVDAAQSTYQILLNNLQQVQIAENQNVGNAQIISPAIASEDPVSTSKKMVLGTGIIFGAGLYVITAFVLELIDPSVKTSKELRNLFNYTLLGMIPSSRKKGIFSRMQVESTIPERQVIDSPHSINSEAYRMLQANLKFLSPDRDLKVIVVTSSVSKEGKSTISTNLAAAIAQLGSRVLLVDADLHHPYQHHIWQLTNELGLSDVIVDRAELERAVKPVMPHLDVLPSGVIPPNSLALLESKRMKLLIESFRQDYDFVIIDTPPLLLVADALTLSKMTDGILLVARPGIIDRVSATAAKELLQKSGQNVLGLVTNSVFVENEPDSYFHYAKSYHEDHSDVPATKVPKAPTNSLKP
- a CDS encoding flippase, translated to MYQHILTAATRLKQHLLNSGQKLIRKTQSDSLQGFIARVAAGTFGIKVANAFLAYAISLLLARILGAEGFGSYAYALAWVSLLLIPAVLGLEGVITREVAVYQTKSNWSLAHGLLRWANQVVLLSALILGILAAVVIWVLTPTSDSQTLFTFLIAIISLPFAALARLRQSAMQAIQRIVIGQVPEMLVRPILLIILLGGLSLLGISLSTPWAMGMNTAATGIAFLVGAYLLDRYLPENIKHTPAEYRPLLWLRSALPMLLIGSLYIVNNQTDTVMLGAMKDSEAVGIYTVANRGASLITFVLVAFNTSLAPTFASLYAQGDKRRLQRVVTKGCRMVLLAALPIAFALIAFGYWFLLLFGAEFVQGQTALTILSFGQLANAATGSVALLLIMTGHERDTAIGISASALLNIILNAILIPQWGVEGAATATATSTFFWNIILVVFAQKRLQINSTVLGKLN
- a CDS encoding sulfotransferase domain-containing protein: MKKPNFFIIGAPKCGTTALSEYLKTHPNVYLSSPKEPHYFAEAEFNTPNLKTWEQYLKLFEEATDKHLAIGEASVHYLYSSIALQRIYEYNSKAKIIAMFRNPVDLVYSYHSQLVYNYDEDEKDFEKAWSLQKSRQEGFNLPKLAQNPYVFQYKSIGQLGSQVEKLLQIFPSEQVKLILFDDFKSSTATIYRKVLEFLELPDDGRVDFPRINANRKHKIAWLGIITEKTPPSLMKTAAIAKKVLGVESFGLVNKIRQTNREEFKRKPLSSDFRAKLIEEFSTEIDTLSRVLQKDLTHWKI
- a CDS encoding glycosyltransferase family 2 protein, translating into MDTNPLVSILINNYNYERFLGEAINSALNQTYFNCEVIVVDDGSTDNSPAIIASYGKQIIPILKKNGGQASAINAGFAASKGEIICLLDSDDLFLPTKVAEVVKILSNQPDLGWCFHPQNLVNTDELELEKEMPFEGKQISASREYDLRIPIRRGKINGYLPPWGIPATSGLCFRRSLLEKILPMPGGEKVSLSDNYIKFAALGLAKGFALAKELSLQRIHNNNIYTYRKDREKEKVRAKIYILTAYWLRINFPSITKFANNSFTTGLSLYQSTNSNDAECQVVIEKYLSLLSLPEKVENNLRLFYYRLKTW